In Bacteroidales bacterium, a single genomic region encodes these proteins:
- a CDS encoding polysaccharide deacetylase family protein: MSVSTKKAICLYFQVHQPFRLKRYRFFDLGHDHYYYDDYSNESIMRKVADKCYIPANKIILELIQKHKGKFKVTFSLSGLAINQFRLYAPEVLESFRELAQTGMVEFLAETNSHSLSSIKSRSEFERQVNKHKEMLREFLGYEATSFRNTELIYSDSIGSWVADMGFKSIMTEGAKHVLGWKSPNYLYCNALNPRLKVLLRNFVLSDDIAFRFSNRDWIEWPLTADKYASWVNKLASKSELLNIFLDYETFGEHNWKESGIFDFLYHMPGAVLKKTPFRFMTPTEIADTLQPVSAISIPSPISWADEERDITAWHGNELQVAALDKLYSLAGKVNRCEDETIRKDWDYLQSSDHFYYMATKFFSDGAVHAYFNPYETPYDAFMNYMNVLSDFEIRLKKWFPDTAEQDQIFKLGAQVIEKDMIIEELTVQVKKLEKKIGKVKPEAKAAKKPVVKTAAKANKKEKSKAAVKPLTVKSTEEKTVKSPVKKTVTKKVVKKTKTPVKKITASKAKKNSSAATTLKKKKSTKTK, encoded by the coding sequence ATGAATCAATCATGAGAAAAGTGGCAGATAAATGCTATATCCCGGCAAATAAGATAATTCTGGAACTTATCCAGAAACATAAGGGGAAGTTCAAAGTTACTTTCTCACTTTCCGGGCTGGCTATTAACCAGTTCAGATTATATGCTCCCGAGGTTCTCGAATCCTTCAGAGAGCTTGCCCAAACAGGCATGGTTGAGTTCCTGGCCGAGACCAACTCTCATTCCCTCTCGTCAATAAAAAGCAGGAGCGAATTTGAACGTCAGGTCAATAAACATAAAGAGATGCTCAGGGAATTCCTTGGATATGAGGCAACATCTTTCCGTAATACCGAATTAATATATTCAGATTCAATAGGATCGTGGGTTGCAGATATGGGATTCAAATCTATAATGACAGAAGGTGCCAAACATGTTCTGGGCTGGAAGAGTCCCAATTACCTGTATTGTAACGCACTTAATCCAAGGCTTAAAGTACTTCTCAGAAATTTTGTTTTAAGTGATGATATTGCATTCAGGTTCTCAAACAGAGATTGGATAGAATGGCCTTTAACCGCAGATAAATACGCTTCATGGGTTAACAAGCTTGCTTCAAAGAGCGAACTTTTGAATATATTCCTCGACTACGAAACTTTCGGTGAACATAACTGGAAAGAGTCAGGAATATTCGATTTTCTTTATCACATGCCTGGTGCAGTACTGAAGAAAACACCATTCCGTTTCATGACACCTACGGAAATAGCTGATACACTTCAGCCTGTTTCCGCTATAAGCATTCCTTCTCCTATATCATGGGCTGACGAAGAAAGAGACATCACTGCCTGGCATGGAAATGAGCTTCAGGTAGCAGCCCTTGATAAACTCTACAGTCTTGCCGGAAAAGTAAACCGTTGCGAGGATGAGACTATAAGAAAGGATTGGGACTATCTTCAGTCCAGTGATCATTTTTACTACATGGCAACAAAGTTCTTTTCCGATGGAGCAGTACATGCTTACTTCAACCCATATGAAACGCCATATGATGCATTTATGAATTATATGAACGTACTGAGCGATTTTGAAATCAGGCTGAAAAAATGGTTCCCCGATACAGCTGAGCAGGATCAGATATTCAAACTTGGTGCCCAGGTTATTGAAAAGGATATGATTATTGAGGAGCTTACTGTTCAGGTAAAAAAACTTGAAAAAAAGATAGGAAAGGTCAAACCGGAAGCTAAAGCTGCAAAAAAGCCGGTTGTGAAAACAGCTGCAAAAGCAAATAAAAAGGAAAAAAGCAAGGCTGCTGTGAAACCATTAACAGTAAAATCAACTGAAGAGAAAACTGTTAAGAGTCCTGTCAAAAAAACTGTTACCAAAAAAGTGGTGAAGAAAACTAAAACTCCTGTAAAGAAAATTACAGCATCAAAAGCTAAGAAAAATTCGTCTGCAGCGACTACTTTAAAAAAGAAAAAAAGTACAAAAACTAAGTAA